A genomic region of Acipenser ruthenus chromosome 9, fAciRut3.2 maternal haplotype, whole genome shotgun sequence contains the following coding sequences:
- the LOC117406145 gene encoding probable G-protein coupled receptor 82, whose protein sequence is MANASSNMSCLETSIVTTVVLPILYFFILITGLPGNAMSLWIFLKKITFKTPTHFYLTNLVISNLLFCMIIPFLFLYYAKGYLWKTDMVICQFTVGIVTPILYINIYISIVLLSWIAISRYAILIKHNEKTCHGHRSVLRRLFLSGFLKSFRQLKFAKILCLSVWIVVVGGTVPLAAYYSITEVGVENIEACYGKQVETGGKTSQLGSLFAISLSFICFLVVFVLYVSIARHVYNIQKSATIPGRHRVYNKVFRNVLVIQVVLFVCFLPHHIFRAVFVGLVGTCACDKLTTLVEVKNIILCLAVFRSSLDPLTYLLLDKTFRRHLNNTLASSQTTQPSNSMLTYKLEHRTDCSQITVQVTKCIETPKGEQPFQYRYRTMETQTHTSHL, encoded by the coding sequence ATGGCGAACGCAAGTTCCAACATGTCATGCTTGGAAACCTCCATCGTCACCACAGTCGTCCTTCCGATACTCTACTTCTTCATTCTCATCACAGGCCTGCCAGGCAATGCCATGTCTCTCTGGATATTTCTGAAGAAGATCACGTTTAAAACACCCACTCATTTCTATCTGACCAACCTGGTCATTTCTAATTTGCTCTTCTGCATGATCATTCCCTTCTTGTTTCTTTATTATGCCAAAGGATACTTGTGGAAAACGGACATGGTGATCTGTCAATTCACAGTTGGGATCGTGACCCCCATTCTGTACATTAATATCTACATCAGCATTGTCCTACTGAGCTGGATTGCCATCAGTCGCTATGCAATACTAATTAAGCATAACGAAAAGACTTGCCACGGTCACCGTTCTGTTTTGAGAAGGCTTTTCCTGTCTGGCTTCCTGAAAAGCTTCCGGCAATTGAAGTTTGCCAAAATCCTGTGTCTTTCAGTGTGGATCGTTGTGGTCGGCGGGACAGTCCCGCTGGCAGCATACTATTCCATCACTGAAGTTGGAGTAGAGAACATCGAAGCCTGCTATGGTAAGCAGGTGGAAACTGGAGGGAAAACTTCTCAATTGGGTAGTCTCTTCGCCATCAGCCTCTCCTTCATCTGCTTTCTGGTGGTTTTTGTGTTGTACGTGTCTATAGCGAGACATGTTTACAACATACAGAAAAGTGCAACTATCCCAGGAAGACATCGGGTTTACAACAAGGTTTTCAGGAATGTTCTGGTCATTCAGGTAGTGCTGTTCGTCTGTTTCCTACCACACCACATCTTCAGGGCTGTGTTTGTTGGCCTGGTGGGGACCTGTGCCTGTGACAAGCTCACAACCTTGGTGGAAGTGAAAAACATTATCCTGTGCCTTGCAGTATTCAGAAGCAGCCTGGATCCCCTCACGTACTTGCTGTTGGATAAGACATTTCGAAGGCACCTCAATAACACTCTGGCTAGTTCCCAGACAACTCAGCCCTCAAACTCCATGTTAACATACAAACTGGAACACCGCACAGACTGTTCCCAAATCACAGTCCAGGTTACAAAATGTATAGAGACTCCAAAAGGAGAACAGCCTTTCCAGTACAGATACAGAACTATGGAGACACAAACGCATACTTCACATTTATGA
- the LOC117406146 gene encoding probable G-protein coupled receptor 34, with protein sequence MTSLINLGTLNDSLPYSFKESTSTVNTTLEPNTTTCVINDDSMSIPLALVYSLMFVFGLLGNVLALYVFLCVHSKKNSVHVFLVNIAVADLILIICLPFRIVYHSTKNHWMLGQTFCKVVGNMFYMNMYISITLLGFISVDRYIKIQRSVQQYKLQKTKWSIIICCFTWVMAIAFIIPMISKPEGNEKDSKCFQYKGRQNAKWKAFFNLAMVVVFWIVYISLMLSYGQIAKKLFKLSREKSDLPNAHKYGKTAKKSFFVLFIFTVCFVPYHIFRVIYISSQIYGTTCYWTNIIDKTNEVALLFSTLNSCLDPVMFFLLSGSVRKMTVRLLCRNIPSYATTTNSSTTEHQQTKASQVTSSTPASFSIIHSFRQKRSITGI encoded by the coding sequence ATGACAAGCCTCATTAATTTAGGGACTTTAAATGATTCACTTCCCTACAGCTTTAAGGAGAGTACAAGCACCGTAAATACAACACTGGAGCCCAACACCACCACATGCGTTATAAACGACGACTCCATGAGCATTCCTTTAGCCTTGGTCTACTCACTCATGTTTGTCTTTGGACTGTTAGGAAATGTCTTAGCCCTGTACGTCTTCCTCTGTGTCCACTCAAAGAAGAACTCTGTCCATGTTTTCCTTGTCAACATAGCTGTTGCTGACCTCATCCTGATTATCTGCTTGCCTTTCCGCATAGTCTACCACAGCACCAAAAACCATTGGATGCTGGGCCAGACCTTCTGTAAAGTGGTCGGCAATATGTTCTACATGAACATGTACATCAGCATCACCCTGCTTGGGTTCATCAGTGTGGACCGATACATCAAAATCCAACGCTCTGTACAGCAGTACAAACTGCAGAAGACCAAATGGAGCATCATCATATGTTGCTTCACCTGGGTTATGGCCATTGCTTTCATTATACCCATGATCAGCAAACCAGAAGGCAACGAGAAGGACAGTAAATGTTTCCAATACAAGGGCAGACAGAACGCTAAATGGAAAGCTTTCTTTAACCTTGCAATGGTTGTCGTCTTTTGGATAGTTTATATTTCCCTAATGCTCTCTTATGGTCAAATTGCCAAGAAGCTTTTCAAACTTTCTAGGGAGAAATCAGACCTTCCCAATGCCCACAAGTATGGAAAAACGgcaaaaaaatctttttttgtgctttttatcTTTACAGTGTGCTTCGTTCCATATCACATTTTTCGTGTAATCTACATCTCGTCCCAGATCTATGGCACTACCTGCTACTGGACGAACATCATTGACAAAACCAATGAGGTGGCCCTGCTCTTCTCAACTCTAAACAGTTGCCTGGATCCAGTCATGTTCTTTCTGCTGTCAGGCTCTGTGCGCAAGATGACTGTCAGACTCCTGTGCAGAAACATCCCATCATATGCAACCACAACCAACAGCTCCACCACAGAGCACCAGCAAACGAAAGCTTCCCAGGTGACCAGTAGCACACCGGCGAGTTTCAGCATCATTCATTCATTCCGACAGAAACGGTCAATTACAGGAATCTAA